A genomic window from Microbacterium sp. ET2 includes:
- a CDS encoding NAD(P)H-quinone dehydrogenase codes for MSLSFERTQTVAILGGGPGGYEAALAAAQLGAEVTLVERAGVGGSAVITDVVPSKTLIATADAAVAISEAGDLGVQLFARGESGKPLKPEIAINLAAVNKRVLSLARQQSDDMRASLVEAGVRIISGHGRLEGRNEVIVSTDIGGTDFDRVEADTLVVSVGASPRQLPSAKPDGQRILTWTQLYSMNALPSHLIVVGSGVTGAEFASAYMNLGAEVTLISSRDQVLPGEDADAAAVLEKVFKRGGMTVLSRCRAESVENTGEGVRVTLGDGRVVEGSHCLMAVGAVPNTAGIGLEEAGVQMTDSGHIQVNRVARTSVPNIYAAGDCTTFVPLASVASMQGRTAVFHALGDVVIPLEQRRITSNIFTAPEIATVGFQEKDVTSGDADGLVLKLPLSANPRAKMMGVRDGFVKLIARRGSGTVIGGVIVAPRASELIYPIAIAVERRLTVDQVSRVFAVYPSLSGSITDAARAMHIVDRPMDAAQV; via the coding sequence ATGTCGTTGAGCTTCGAGCGGACCCAGACCGTGGCGATCCTGGGCGGCGGTCCCGGTGGATACGAGGCGGCGTTGGCCGCCGCGCAGCTGGGTGCCGAAGTCACCCTGGTCGAGCGCGCCGGCGTCGGCGGGTCGGCTGTCATCACCGACGTCGTCCCCTCCAAGACGCTCATCGCCACGGCCGACGCCGCGGTGGCGATCTCGGAGGCCGGTGACCTCGGCGTGCAGCTGTTCGCCCGAGGCGAGAGCGGAAAGCCCCTCAAGCCCGAGATCGCGATCAATCTCGCCGCTGTGAACAAGCGGGTGCTCTCCCTCGCACGTCAGCAGTCCGACGACATGCGGGCTTCGCTCGTGGAGGCGGGGGTGCGCATCATCTCCGGCCACGGTCGCCTCGAGGGACGCAACGAGGTCATCGTCTCCACCGACATCGGCGGCACCGACTTCGACAGGGTCGAGGCCGACACCCTCGTCGTCTCGGTCGGTGCGTCGCCCCGCCAGCTCCCGAGCGCCAAGCCCGACGGGCAGCGCATCCTCACCTGGACGCAGCTCTACAGCATGAACGCCCTCCCCTCGCACCTCATCGTGGTGGGGTCGGGGGTCACCGGGGCGGAGTTCGCATCGGCCTACATGAACCTCGGCGCCGAGGTCACGCTCATCTCCAGCCGTGACCAGGTTCTTCCGGGGGAGGATGCCGACGCCGCGGCCGTGCTGGAGAAGGTCTTCAAGAGGGGGGGGATGACCGTGCTGTCCCGGTGCCGCGCCGAGAGCGTCGAGAACACCGGCGAGGGCGTCCGCGTCACCCTCGGCGACGGGCGCGTAGTCGAGGGGAGCCACTGCCTCATGGCGGTCGGTGCCGTCCCGAACACGGCCGGCATCGGCCTGGAAGAGGCCGGGGTGCAGATGACCGACTCGGGTCACATCCAGGTCAACCGCGTCGCGCGCACGAGCGTGCCGAACATCTACGCCGCCGGAGACTGCACGACCTTCGTGCCGCTGGCCTCGGTCGCCTCCATGCAGGGCCGCACCGCCGTGTTCCACGCGCTCGGCGACGTGGTCATCCCGCTGGAGCAGCGGCGCATCACCTCGAACATCTTCACCGCTCCCGAGATCGCCACGGTCGGATTCCAGGAGAAGGATGTCACCTCCGGCGACGCCGACGGGCTCGTGCTGAAGCTTCCGCTTTCGGCCAACCCGCGGGCGAAGATGATGGGCGTGCGCGACGGGTTCGTCAAGCTCATCGCCCGACGCGGCAGCGGCACCGTCATCGGCGGCGTCATCGTCGCGCCGCGCGCGTCGGAGCTGATCTATCCGATCGCGATCGCCGTGGAGCGCCGCCTCACCGTCGATCAGGTGTCGCGCGTGTTCGCGGTCTACCCGTCGCTGTCGGGGAGCATCACCGACGCCGCGCGGGCGATGCACATCGTCGACCGCCCGATGGATGCCGCACAGGTCTGA
- a CDS encoding phospho-sugar mutase has product MTASAGPDAIALARAWRDQDPDDETRAELDDLITRAEAADHAASAELTDRFSERLAFGTAGLRGELGAGSNRMNRVLVSQAAAGLGAYVLAQAAGGGVAGDAPLVVIGYDGRRNSDVFARDSAEIMAGMGLRVAILPRLLPTPVLAFAVRHLGADAGVMVTASHNPPNDNGYKVYLGGVHGGSQIVAPVDALIAAEIQRVADTLRVDELPRSDAWELAGEDVVDAYVAATARVAPAGPGAAGLRWVYTAMHGVGWETLSKILAAAGYPEPVLVEQQTAPDGRFPTVAFPNPEEPGAMDLAFETARAAGAELIVANDPDADRLAVALPDTSAEGGWRRLTGNQIGLLLGWRAARAAAGDAGRGSAASLACSLVSSPGLETVARHYGLDFHATLTGFKWISRAPGIVYGFEEALGYLVNPETVRDKDGISAAIALLGIVADARAEGRTLADVLREFDETFGFFASDQISVRVDDLSTIDRVMAALRADPPSRIGTVAVERFEDLSEGVGDLPPGDVLRLWLAQGARVIVRPSGTEPKLKLYLDVRGSSSADAAAQVADLAAGARALLAQIEGR; this is encoded by the coding sequence GTGACCGCATCAGCGGGGCCGGACGCGATCGCGCTGGCGCGCGCCTGGCGCGACCAGGACCCCGATGACGAGACCCGCGCCGAACTCGATGATCTGATCACGCGCGCCGAGGCCGCAGACCACGCCGCGAGCGCCGAGCTGACCGACCGCTTCTCGGAGCGCCTCGCCTTCGGCACGGCGGGTCTTCGCGGTGAGCTGGGCGCGGGCAGCAACCGGATGAACCGGGTGCTGGTCTCGCAGGCCGCGGCCGGGCTCGGGGCGTATGTGCTCGCGCAGGCCGCCGGCGGTGGAGTGGCCGGCGATGCCCCGCTGGTCGTGATCGGCTACGACGGGCGCCGGAACTCCGACGTGTTCGCCCGCGACTCCGCCGAGATCATGGCGGGTATGGGGCTTCGTGTCGCGATTCTCCCCCGACTCCTTCCCACCCCCGTGCTCGCCTTCGCGGTGCGCCACCTCGGCGCCGATGCGGGCGTCATGGTCACGGCGAGTCACAATCCGCCGAACGACAACGGCTACAAGGTGTACCTCGGGGGCGTGCACGGCGGGTCGCAGATCGTCGCGCCCGTCGACGCGCTCATCGCCGCCGAGATCCAGCGCGTGGCCGACACACTGCGGGTCGACGAGCTGCCGCGCTCGGACGCGTGGGAGCTCGCCGGCGAGGACGTCGTCGACGCCTACGTCGCCGCGACCGCACGGGTCGCCCCGGCCGGGCCCGGTGCCGCCGGGCTCCGTTGGGTCTACACCGCGATGCACGGCGTGGGGTGGGAGACGCTGTCGAAGATCCTCGCCGCCGCGGGCTACCCCGAACCGGTCCTCGTCGAGCAGCAGACCGCACCCGACGGACGCTTCCCCACGGTGGCGTTCCCCAACCCCGAAGAGCCCGGGGCGATGGATCTGGCGTTCGAGACCGCGCGCGCCGCAGGCGCGGAGCTGATCGTGGCGAACGACCCCGACGCAGACCGGCTCGCGGTGGCCCTGCCCGACACCTCCGCCGAGGGCGGCTGGCGCCGACTCACCGGCAACCAGATCGGGCTGCTCCTCGGCTGGCGTGCCGCGCGCGCGGCGGCGGGCGATGCAGGGCGCGGGTCAGCGGCATCCCTCGCGTGTTCTCTGGTCTCCTCCCCCGGCCTGGAAACCGTCGCCCGCCACTACGGCCTCGACTTCCACGCGACGCTCACGGGGTTCAAGTGGATCTCGCGCGCACCGGGCATCGTCTACGGATTCGAGGAGGCCCTCGGATACCTCGTCAACCCCGAGACGGTGCGCGACAAGGACGGGATCTCCGCCGCGATCGCCCTGCTCGGCATCGTTGCTGACGCCCGCGCCGAAGGGCGCACGCTCGCCGACGTGCTGCGAGAGTTCGATGAGACCTTCGGCTTCTTCGCCAGCGACCAGATCTCGGTGCGGGTCGACGACCTCTCGACCATCGATCGGGTGATGGCGGCACTCCGCGCCGACCCTCCCAGCCGCATCGGCACGGTCGCCGTCGAGCGGTTCGAAGACCTCAGCGAGGGCGTCGGTGACCTACCCCCCGGCGATGTGCTGAGACTGTGGCTCGCGCAGGGCGCCCGGGTCATCGTGCGGCCGAGCGGGACGGAGCCGAAGCTGAAGCTCTACCTGGATGTACGCGGGTCCTCGTCCGCCGACGCCGCCGCGCAGGTCGCCGACCTCGCCGCGGGTGCCCGCGCACTCCTCGCGCAGATCGAGGGGAGATGA
- a CDS encoding GNAT family N-acetyltransferase has product MTSAPEVVLLTDPVTLENAHVRLEPLAAEHAPDLRQAAEGLEHAWYTSVPSPAGVDAEIAQRQAWRKRGEMNPWAILRADTGVAVGMTTFCNIDQANRHVEIGYTWLSVAAQRTAVNTAAKLLLLGHAFEACDAIAVEFRTHFHNRQSRAAIERLGAKLDGILRNHRLGPDGSLRDTAVYSLLPHEWPAARLGLQARLRRG; this is encoded by the coding sequence ATGACCTCCGCTCCCGAGGTCGTGCTGCTGACCGACCCCGTCACTCTCGAGAACGCTCACGTCCGGCTCGAGCCCCTGGCGGCGGAGCACGCCCCCGACCTGCGTCAGGCCGCCGAGGGGCTCGAGCACGCCTGGTACACCTCCGTGCCCTCACCCGCCGGCGTCGATGCCGAGATCGCACAGCGGCAGGCATGGCGGAAGCGCGGCGAGATGAACCCGTGGGCGATCCTCCGCGCTGACACCGGCGTGGCCGTCGGCATGACCACCTTCTGCAACATCGACCAGGCCAACCGGCACGTCGAGATCGGCTACACCTGGCTGAGCGTGGCGGCTCAGCGCACGGCGGTGAACACGGCCGCGAAGCTGCTCCTGCTCGGTCACGCCTTCGAGGCGTGCGACGCGATCGCCGTGGAATTCCGCACCCACTTCCACAACCGGCAGTCGCGCGCGGCGATCGAACGGCTCGGTGCGAAGCTGGACGGTATTCTGCGCAACCACCGCCTCGGGCCAGACGGGTCGCTGCGCGACACCGCGGTCTACTCGCTCCTCCCCCACGAGTGGCCCGCCGCACGGCTGGGACTTCAGGCGCGGCTGCGCCGCGGCTGA
- a CDS encoding PTS sugar transporter subunit IIB: protein MRILVVCGAGASSTFVAQRVRRAAQDAGLHWTAIAGTEQSLPIDLDAADVILVGPHLADALPHIEQAAGSRMTTVVLLPDDVFADLDGTRTLELVRRAVAVTAAETTTDAGAEDPAHT from the coding sequence ATGCGGATCCTTGTCGTGTGTGGAGCGGGTGCCTCCAGCACCTTCGTGGCGCAGCGTGTGCGTCGCGCCGCACAGGATGCGGGATTGCACTGGACCGCCATCGCCGGGACCGAGCAGTCGCTCCCGATCGACCTCGACGCCGCCGACGTGATCCTGGTCGGTCCGCACCTTGCCGATGCGCTCCCGCACATCGAGCAGGCGGCGGGCTCGCGGATGACGACGGTGGTTCTGCTGCCCGACGACGTCTTCGCCGACCTCGACGGCACCCGCACGCTGGAGCTGGTCCGCCGCGCGGTCGCCGTCACGGCGGCGGAGACCACGACGGATGCCGGGGCCGAAGACCCCGCGCACACCTGA
- a CDS encoding purine-nucleoside phosphorylase produces the protein MHRPSDHPLDDPNADPFAVAAQAADDIARLTGVDHHDIALTLGSGWGKAADLLGETVATVPATEVTGFSRPALEGHVGTIRSILTPAGRRVLVIGARTHFYEGHGVRRVVHSVRTAAATGARIMVLTNGAGGIRRTWSPGQPVLISDHINLTAASPLEGATFIDLTDLYSERLREIARSVDPTLDEGVYCQFRGPHYETPAEVRMAERIGGDIVGMSTALEAIAAREAGMEILGFSLITNLAAGIQTTPLSHEEVLEAGRDAEPVISSLLARVVEQL, from the coding sequence ATGCATCGACCCAGCGACCATCCGCTCGACGACCCGAACGCCGATCCGTTCGCCGTCGCCGCCCAGGCGGCCGACGACATCGCTCGCCTCACCGGCGTGGATCACCACGACATCGCCCTCACCCTCGGCAGCGGGTGGGGCAAGGCCGCCGATCTGCTCGGCGAGACCGTCGCGACCGTTCCCGCCACCGAGGTCACCGGGTTCAGCCGGCCGGCGCTGGAAGGTCATGTGGGGACGATCCGCAGCATCCTGACCCCCGCCGGCCGGCGGGTGCTCGTCATCGGGGCGCGCACGCACTTCTACGAGGGCCACGGGGTTCGCCGGGTCGTCCACAGCGTCCGCACCGCCGCCGCGACCGGGGCCCGGATCATGGTCCTCACCAACGGCGCCGGCGGCATCCGCCGGACGTGGAGCCCGGGCCAGCCGGTGCTCATCAGCGACCACATCAACCTCACCGCCGCCTCGCCGCTCGAGGGCGCCACCTTCATCGACCTCACCGATCTGTACTCCGAGCGCCTGCGCGAGATCGCGCGCTCGGTCGACCCGACGCTCGACGAGGGCGTGTACTGCCAGTTCCGCGGTCCGCACTACGAGACGCCCGCGGAAGTGCGGATGGCCGAGCGGATCGGCGGCGACATCGTCGGGATGTCCACGGCCCTCGAGGCGATCGCCGCGCGAGAGGCCGGGATGGAGATCCTCGGGTTCTCGCTGATCACGAACCTCGCCGCGGGCATTCAGACCACACCCCTCAGTCACGAAGAGGTGCTCGAAGCCGGACGCGACGCCGAGCCGGTGATCTCGTCCCTCCTCGCGCGGGTGGTGGAGCAGCTGTGA
- a CDS encoding acetyl/propionyl/methylcrotonyl-CoA carboxylase subunit alpha: MPRIAKVLIANRGEIAVRVIRAARDAGKASVAVYADQDRDALHARLADEAYALEGSTSAETYLSIEKILSVARRSGADAVHPGYGFLAENADFARAVIAAGLVWIGPSPEAIEALGDKVTARAVAEKVGAPLAPGTPGPVAGADEVVAFAESVGLPIAIKAAYGGGGRGLKVARTIDEVPEMFESATREAIAAFGRGECFVEKYLDKPRHVETQCLADSAGNVVVVSTRDCSLQRRHQKLVEEAPAPFLSEAQNRILYDASKAILREVGYLGAGTCEFLIGADGTISFLEVNTRLQVEHPVSEEVTGLDLVREQFRLAEGEELGYDDPVPVGHSIEFRINGEDPGRGFLPQPGPIHVFKTFGGPGLRLDSGVTAGDSVSGAFDSLLAKIIVTGRDRAEALERARRALDEFEVAGLPTVLPFHRKVVRDPAFTAADGAFGVYTRWIETEFDNDIPPWDGELDTPAAGEGRHTVVVEVAGKRLEVSLPDRVATTTSHTAGRPAAVPPSRRSHTASAVAGASGDAVKAPMQATIVKVAVAEGQQVVKGDLVVVLEAMKMEQPIQAHKDGTVGAINADPGTTVAAGHQLLTIA; the protein is encoded by the coding sequence ATGCCTCGAATCGCCAAGGTGCTCATCGCAAACCGCGGCGAGATCGCCGTTCGCGTCATCCGTGCCGCCCGCGACGCCGGAAAGGCCTCTGTCGCCGTCTACGCCGACCAGGATCGCGACGCCCTCCACGCCCGCCTCGCGGACGAGGCGTACGCCCTCGAAGGCTCCACGAGCGCCGAGACCTACCTCTCGATCGAGAAGATCCTCTCCGTCGCCCGCCGCTCGGGTGCCGACGCGGTGCATCCCGGGTACGGGTTCCTCGCGGAGAACGCCGACTTCGCCCGCGCCGTCATCGCCGCGGGCCTGGTGTGGATCGGCCCGTCGCCCGAGGCGATCGAGGCGCTGGGCGACAAGGTCACCGCGCGCGCCGTGGCCGAGAAGGTCGGCGCTCCCCTGGCTCCCGGCACGCCGGGGCCGGTCGCCGGCGCCGACGAGGTCGTGGCCTTCGCCGAGTCGGTCGGGCTCCCCATCGCGATCAAGGCCGCCTACGGCGGCGGCGGGCGCGGCCTCAAGGTCGCGCGCACCATCGACGAGGTGCCCGAGATGTTCGAGTCGGCGACCCGTGAGGCCATCGCGGCGTTCGGCCGCGGCGAGTGCTTCGTGGAGAAGTACCTCGACAAGCCCCGGCACGTCGAGACGCAGTGCCTCGCCGACAGCGCGGGGAACGTCGTGGTGGTCTCCACCCGCGACTGCTCGCTGCAGCGCCGCCACCAGAAGCTCGTCGAAGAGGCGCCGGCGCCGTTCCTCAGCGAGGCGCAGAACCGCATCCTGTACGACGCGTCGAAGGCGATCCTCCGGGAGGTCGGGTACCTCGGCGCGGGGACCTGCGAGTTCCTCATCGGCGCCGACGGCACCATCTCGTTCCTCGAGGTCAACACCCGGCTGCAGGTGGAGCACCCCGTCTCCGAGGAGGTGACCGGGCTCGACCTCGTGCGCGAGCAGTTCCGCCTCGCCGAGGGCGAGGAGCTCGGCTACGACGACCCGGTGCCGGTGGGCCACTCGATCGAGTTCCGCATCAACGGCGAGGACCCCGGGCGCGGGTTCCTCCCCCAGCCGGGTCCGATCCACGTGTTCAAGACCTTCGGCGGCCCGGGCCTGCGCCTGGACTCCGGAGTCACCGCCGGCGACAGCGTCTCGGGGGCCTTCGACTCGCTGCTGGCGAAGATCATCGTCACCGGCCGCGACCGCGCGGAGGCGCTGGAGCGCGCACGGCGCGCCCTCGACGAGTTCGAGGTGGCGGGACTTCCCACCGTCCTGCCGTTCCACCGCAAGGTCGTGCGCGACCCCGCCTTCACCGCCGCCGACGGCGCGTTCGGGGTCTACACGCGGTGGATCGAGACGGAGTTCGACAACGACATCCCGCCGTGGGACGGCGAGCTCGACACCCCGGCCGCAGGCGAGGGCCGCCACACCGTCGTCGTCGAGGTCGCCGGAAAGCGGCTCGAGGTCAGCCTCCCCGACCGTGTCGCCACCACCACGTCGCACACCGCCGGCAGACCCGCGGCCGTGCCGCCGTCGCGGCGCTCGCACACCGCCTCGGCCGTCGCGGGCGCATCAGGCGACGCGGTGAAGGCGCCGATGCAGGCGACGATCGTGAAAGTCGCCGTCGCGGAGGGGCAGCAGGTCGTCAAGGGCGACCTCGTCGTGGTGCTCGAGGCCATGAAGATGGAGCAGCCCATCCAGGCGCACAAGGACGGAACCGTCGGCGCCATCAACGCCGACCCGGGCACGACTGTCGCGGCTGGTCACCAGCTGCTGACGATCGCGTAG
- a CDS encoding alpha/beta hydrolase: protein MPINPAARSTSSADAAPAASRPIDPALLSIPDGAADVTVVREIDGLSYIDPDDPAMPSYRVIANNRQPVALRDMMILPVRTGYIGQDRVKPDPALVPPTGAEAVPDVDVDTVYLPVRDGVASALVYRPQGVAVGDALGVILYVHGGGFTVGSAADTDYITRRLAKDNGVIVVSANYRLAPEYPFPTPLDDVADLYAWLRTDAGRLGGDPAWVAVAGDSAGSNFAAALPLLARERGLAAPDAVLMYGAFVDFAQERWPSFQAQAPRGIVYDSAFFGFIRGAYLPTTPWTDPLASPIYGDLGGYPPTFLATGTHDPIVDSAKAFAEALAAVGVAVDGYFPEGMPHGFYFFPDVQVPEGDVAFERTAAFLAKRRAR from the coding sequence GTGCCGATCAATCCCGCGGCGCGCTCGACGTCCAGCGCCGACGCCGCCCCCGCAGCATCCCGTCCGATCGACCCCGCCCTGCTGTCGATTCCCGACGGCGCGGCCGATGTGACCGTCGTCCGCGAGATCGACGGGCTGAGCTACATCGACCCGGATGACCCGGCGATGCCCTCGTACCGGGTGATCGCCAACAACCGCCAGCCCGTGGCGCTGCGCGACATGATGATCCTGCCGGTGCGGACCGGCTACATCGGGCAGGACCGGGTCAAGCCCGACCCTGCTCTCGTGCCCCCGACCGGCGCGGAGGCGGTGCCTGACGTCGACGTCGACACCGTCTACCTGCCCGTCCGCGACGGGGTCGCATCGGCCCTGGTCTACCGCCCGCAGGGTGTCGCCGTGGGGGACGCGCTCGGCGTCATCCTGTACGTCCACGGCGGGGGATTCACCGTCGGATCCGCGGCCGACACCGACTACATCACGCGCCGGCTGGCGAAGGACAACGGCGTGATCGTCGTCTCGGCCAACTACCGGCTCGCGCCGGAGTATCCGTTCCCGACACCTCTCGACGACGTCGCCGACCTCTATGCGTGGCTGCGCACCGACGCCGGTCGGCTCGGCGGCGATCCGGCGTGGGTGGCGGTGGCGGGCGACTCGGCAGGGTCGAACTTCGCCGCGGCGCTGCCTCTCCTCGCGCGCGAGCGCGGGCTCGCCGCGCCCGACGCGGTGCTGATGTACGGCGCGTTCGTCGATTTCGCCCAGGAGCGGTGGCCGTCCTTCCAGGCGCAGGCGCCGCGGGGGATTGTCTACGACAGCGCGTTCTTCGGGTTCATCCGAGGGGCCTACCTGCCGACGACGCCGTGGACCGACCCCCTGGCGAGCCCGATCTACGGCGACCTCGGCGGTTATCCGCCCACCTTCCTCGCCACCGGGACGCATGACCCGATCGTCGATTCGGCGAAGGCGTTCGCCGAGGCGCTCGCCGCCGTAGGCGTCGCGGTCGACGGGTACTTCCCCGAGGGGATGCCGCACGGGTTCTACTTCTTCCCGGACGTCCAGGTGCCCGAGGGAGACGTGGCGTTCGAGCGCACCGCGGCTTTCCTCGCGAAGCGTCGCGCGCGGTAG
- a CDS encoding HPr family phosphocarrier protein, producing the protein MAPLTRTVRIGSSHGLHARPAKLFAQAAKEAGIPITVAKGSGEPVNAASILGVISLGVDQGDYVTLTADGENAESVLDSLSELLTTDHDAA; encoded by the coding sequence ATGGCCCCCCTGACCCGCACGGTGCGCATCGGATCGTCGCACGGGCTGCACGCCCGCCCCGCCAAGCTCTTCGCACAGGCGGCGAAGGAGGCCGGGATCCCCATCACGGTGGCCAAGGGCTCGGGCGAGCCGGTGAACGCCGCGAGCATCCTCGGCGTGATCTCGCTGGGGGTCGACCAAGGCGACTACGTCACGCTCACCGCCGACGGCGAGAACGCCGAGAGCGTGCTCGACTCGCTGAGCGAACTGCTCACCACCGACCACGACGCGGCGTGA
- the ptsP gene encoding phosphoenolpyruvate--protein phosphotransferase codes for MAEPLPAPADEPSTIGEAGERARVDEAVAAVARELEERAEQAGGAAQDVLEAQAMMAEDPTLSDEIGTRLADGKTGERAVFEAFAAFRDQLTAVGGYLGERAADLDDVAQRVIARLRGVAAPGVPEPGHPFVLVAKDLAPADTALLDLDQVLALVTTEGGPTSHTAILAREKGIVAIVGAGGATALTEGQSVIVDAAAGVVTADPSDDELQRARVRADARANAAAAPITNGALADGTPVPLLANLGKPEGAAEAVELGAEGVGLFRTEFLFLSASSAPTVEQQRDSYEQLLRAFPGKKVVVRVLDAGADKPLPFLNDAHEENPALGLRGLRALRASEDILREQLTALAEADAATRRTPEGPADLWVMAPMVATVEETAYFTALAKEYGIRTAGVMVEVPSSALLADRILAHADFASIGTNDLTQYTLAADRLLGSVAGFQDPWHPAVLRLIREVGDAGRAHGKPVGICGEAAADPLLAVVLVGLGATSLSMAPSALADVRATLLQHTLDDARAIAEAALAADDAAAARDAALLATERGAATTTKETQQ; via the coding sequence ATGGCCGAGCCGCTTCCCGCGCCCGCCGACGAGCCGAGCACGATCGGCGAGGCCGGCGAGCGCGCACGCGTCGACGAGGCGGTGGCCGCCGTCGCCCGTGAGCTCGAAGAACGCGCCGAGCAGGCCGGCGGCGCTGCGCAGGACGTCCTCGAGGCGCAGGCCATGATGGCCGAAGACCCGACCCTGTCCGACGAGATCGGCACGCGCCTGGCCGACGGCAAGACCGGCGAACGCGCGGTGTTCGAGGCGTTCGCCGCATTCCGCGACCAGCTCACCGCCGTCGGGGGCTACCTCGGCGAACGCGCCGCCGACCTCGACGACGTCGCGCAGCGCGTCATCGCGCGGCTGCGGGGCGTGGCGGCCCCGGGTGTGCCCGAGCCGGGTCATCCGTTCGTCCTCGTCGCGAAAGACCTCGCCCCCGCCGACACCGCCCTGCTCGATCTCGACCAGGTCCTCGCGCTCGTCACCACCGAGGGCGGCCCCACGTCGCACACCGCCATCCTCGCCCGTGAGAAGGGCATCGTCGCCATCGTCGGCGCGGGCGGCGCGACGGCACTCACCGAGGGGCAGAGCGTGATCGTCGACGCCGCCGCCGGTGTGGTCACAGCCGACCCGTCCGACGACGAACTGCAGCGGGCGCGCGTGCGCGCCGACGCCCGGGCGAATGCCGCGGCCGCGCCGATCACCAACGGCGCCCTGGCTGACGGCACCCCCGTGCCGCTTCTGGCGAATCTCGGCAAGCCCGAGGGAGCCGCCGAAGCCGTGGAGCTCGGCGCCGAGGGCGTGGGACTGTTCCGTACCGAGTTCCTCTTCCTCAGCGCATCCTCGGCGCCGACGGTCGAGCAGCAGCGCGACAGCTACGAGCAGCTGCTGCGGGCGTTCCCCGGCAAGAAGGTCGTCGTGCGCGTGCTCGACGCCGGTGCCGACAAGCCCCTGCCCTTCCTCAACGACGCGCACGAGGAGAACCCGGCGCTCGGTCTCCGGGGCCTGCGCGCGCTTCGCGCGAGCGAGGACATCCTGCGCGAGCAGCTCACAGCGCTGGCAGAGGCGGATGCCGCGACGCGGCGCACCCCCGAAGGCCCGGCCGATCTGTGGGTCATGGCGCCGATGGTCGCCACCGTCGAGGAGACCGCATACTTCACCGCGCTGGCGAAGGAGTACGGCATCCGCACCGCGGGGGTGATGGTGGAGGTGCCCTCATCGGCGCTCCTCGCCGACCGCATCCTCGCCCACGCCGACTTCGCCTCGATCGGCACGAACGACCTGACCCAGTACACCCTCGCCGCCGACCGCCTGCTCGGTTCGGTCGCCGGGTTCCAGGACCCGTGGCACCCTGCCGTGCTCCGCCTCATCCGCGAGGTGGGCGACGCCGGACGCGCCCACGGCAAACCGGTGGGGATCTGCGGCGAAGCCGCCGCCGACCCCCTGCTGGCGGTCGTGCTGGTAGGGCTCGGTGCGACGAGCCTGTCGATGGCGCCGAGCGCCCTCGCGGACGTGCGCGCCACCCTCCTGCAGCACACCCTCGACGACGCACGCGCGATCGCCGAGGCTGCCCTCGCCGCGGATGACGCCGCGGCAGCCCGAGATGCGGCCCTCCTCGCCACCGAACGCGGGGCCGCGACAACAACGAAGGA